One genomic window of Medicago truncatula cultivar Jemalong A17 chromosome 1, MtrunA17r5.0-ANR, whole genome shotgun sequence includes the following:
- the LOC11431730 gene encoding putative F-box protein PP2-B12 isoform X2 has protein sequence MGAFDELPEECIAAILSRTTPVDAVRLSLVSKTLRSAADSDAVWNHFIPSYPDFIETIVSKSPTFANIRTKKAVYLALCDRYIIISDYEDDNARKSFQLDKKSGKDCYTFSARFLDFTDSMLGFSCSRNIWTLTPDSRINTIDLSPNTQYAAYLVFKVIDVIGCSRPHVEFSVGVGNDHDDVTNPCYHTSKIVCLYRNYQGGANNTVVGLQSSIVRSDGWFEIEMGEFFNLGLENEVKMNVFMEMKDGNQNTRLLFEGIEVRPK, from the exons ATGGGTGCTTTTGATGAATTGCCGGAAGAGTGCATTGCCGCCATACTCTCTCGAACGACTCCCGTTGACGCCGTCAGACTCTCCCTCGTTTCTAAGACACTCCGTTCTGCCGCTGATTCCGACGCCGTCTGGAACCACTTTATCCCTTCCTATCCCGATTTCATCGAGACTATCGTCTCAAAGTCTCCTACCTTTGCCAACATTCGTACCAAAAAAGCTGTCTATCTTGCCCTATGTGATCGCTATATCATCATCTCCGACTACGAGGACGACAATGCTCGAAAG AGCTTTCAATTGGATAAAAAGAGTGGAAAAGACTGTTACACGTTTTCTGCTAGATTTCTCGACTTTACTGATTCTATGCTTGGGTTTAGTTGTTCTCGAAATATTTGGACTCTTACGCCAGATTCCAG GATAAACACCATTGACTTGTCCCCAAATACTCAGTATGCAGCTTATCTTGTGTTCAAGGTGATTGATGTCATTGGATGTAGTAGACCTCATGTGGAGTTCTCAGTTGGTGTTGGAAATGACCATGATGATGTTACAAATCCTTGTTATCATACTTCCAAAATTGTCTGTTTATATCGAAATTACCAAGGTGGGGCAAACAACACAGTGGTAGGATTGCAAAGTTCTATTGTGAGAAGCGATGGGTGGTTTGAGATTGAGATGGGGGAGTTCTTCAATTTAGGCCTAGAAAATGAAGTCAAGATGAATGTTTTTATGGAGATGAAGGATGGTAACCAGAATACACGTCTCTTATTTGAAGGAATAGAAGTTAGACCTAAGTAA
- the LOC11431730 gene encoding putative F-box protein PP2-B12 isoform X1 has product MGAFDELPEECIAAILSRTTPVDAVRLSLVSKTLRSAADSDAVWNHFIPSYPDFIETIVSKSPTFANIRTKKAVYLALCDRYIIISDYEDDNARKSFQLDKKSGKDCYTFSARFLDFTDSMLGFSCSRNIWTLTPDSRFTEVAARADVGWTDFLINICGRINTIDLSPNTQYAAYLVFKVIDVIGCSRPHVEFSVGVGNDHDDVTNPCYHTSKIVCLYRNYQGGANNTVVGLQSSIVRSDGWFEIEMGEFFNLGLENEVKMNVFMEMKDGNQNTRLLFEGIEVRPK; this is encoded by the exons ATGGGTGCTTTTGATGAATTGCCGGAAGAGTGCATTGCCGCCATACTCTCTCGAACGACTCCCGTTGACGCCGTCAGACTCTCCCTCGTTTCTAAGACACTCCGTTCTGCCGCTGATTCCGACGCCGTCTGGAACCACTTTATCCCTTCCTATCCCGATTTCATCGAGACTATCGTCTCAAAGTCTCCTACCTTTGCCAACATTCGTACCAAAAAAGCTGTCTATCTTGCCCTATGTGATCGCTATATCATCATCTCCGACTACGAGGACGACAATGCTCGAAAG AGCTTTCAATTGGATAAAAAGAGTGGAAAAGACTGTTACACGTTTTCTGCTAGATTTCTCGACTTTACTGATTCTATGCTTGGGTTTAGTTGTTCTCGAAATATTTGGACTCTTACGCCAGATTCCAG GTTCACTGAAGTCGCTGCGCGTGCTGATGTTGGCTGGACTGACTTTTTGATTAACATTTGTGGTAGGATAAACACCATTGACTTGTCCCCAAATACTCAGTATGCAGCTTATCTTGTGTTCAAGGTGATTGATGTCATTGGATGTAGTAGACCTCATGTGGAGTTCTCAGTTGGTGTTGGAAATGACCATGATGATGTTACAAATCCTTGTTATCATACTTCCAAAATTGTCTGTTTATATCGAAATTACCAAGGTGGGGCAAACAACACAGTGGTAGGATTGCAAAGTTCTATTGTGAGAAGCGATGGGTGGTTTGAGATTGAGATGGGGGAGTTCTTCAATTTAGGCCTAGAAAATGAAGTCAAGATGAATGTTTTTATGGAGATGAAGGATGGTAACCAGAATACACGTCTCTTATTTGAAGGAATAGAAGTTAGACCTAAGTAA